Genomic segment of Rattus norvegicus strain BN/NHsdMcwi chromosome 7, GRCr8, whole genome shotgun sequence:
cttgaaaaacataaaaaaaaaatcaggaggaggaggagaaacaagagcaggaaaaagaggaggagaaggaagaagaagaggaggaggaggaagaggaggaggaagaaaaggaggaggaggaagaggaggaagaagaggaggaggaggaggaggaggaggaggaggaggagaagaagaagaaaaagaagaagaagaagaagaagaagaagaagaagaagaagaagaagaagaagaagaagaagaagaagaagaagaagaagaagaagaagacgacacTTCTGGGTTTCTCCCATCAGCATTGTGACTTTGAGATGGCAATTGTGACAACTTGCCTCTGTGGCAGTCTTACAACTCACATCCCTATATTGCTGTCTTCTTTCACTCCTAGAAACTCTCTACAGAAAGGCAGAAAGGCAACGGTTTGTGGCTGGCCCACTGCAGCTCTCTCCTTCAGAGGCAGTGCTGTGAATGGGATGAAGAGAGGCTCCGACCCCTGTCAGTTGAATTCAGGTATCGCTGTCAACAAAACAGTGTCAAAGGCATGAGTTAAAAAGGAGGTCTGGCTGGGCATTGACGACACACATGCCTtttattccagcactctggaggcagagcaggcagatctctatgagttcaaggccagcctggtctacggagtgagttccaggacagccagggttacacagacaGACCTTGtttcaggaaacaaaaacaaacaaacaaacaaaaaagaggtcTCCGGAAAGTCATTCCAGGAGAGGGTCTAGCCCAGGCTTGCAGGGGCAAAGAACTTGAAAATGAAATGTTATCGTCCGTTAGGCTCCTGAGGACCCAGGGATAGTTCTGCTGCTCAGTTCAGTTTAGCCAGGGTCATGGAGCTGAGCCCAGCAAAACGGTGTCAGGGGAAAATGGTAAGTGGGTTGAGCTCCTGTGAAAGCACAAAATGAGATTTTTTGCTATTCAACATGGAGGAAGCTGGGTGGAGGGAagaaagctctttttttttagattgaaatttgtattttttattttttattggatatatatacatatatattaagatttatgtatttatttcatgtacatgagtatactgtagctgtcttcagacacaccagaagagggcatcagatcccattacggatggttgtgaaccaccatgtggttgctgggaattgaactcaggacctcgggaagagcagtcagtgctcttaaccactgagccatctctccaaccctataGGCAGATCTTACTGAGGCAATatctcagctgaggctccctcctctccagtgactctagcttgtgtcaagctgacgtAAAACAAGACAACACATCATTTAAAACTCTTATGCACCTACACCTTCACCTGCACTGTAGATAAGGACAGCTGCACAGTCTATATGTGCACATCTGCCTGCCATCTGGTGCCGAGTGTGCTCTGGGCTGTGATCTAACACGTATTTATGGGCTGGGGTGGAGCTctagtggtaaagtgcttgcttacaggtgtgagaacctgagtttgatcccccagGACCCACGTGTGAGCCAGATGCAGATCCCTGGGACTCTGGCTGGGCAGCCTGGTCTTCTAGCTGAGCCCCAGACTAATGTGAGACTGCCTAAAAAACAAGGCGAAAGTGGctaaggaatacacacacacgcacacgcatacacgcacatacacacaccacacactcacacacacacatacacacaccacacactcacacacagacatacacacaccacacacacacatacacatatgcacacacacacatacacacaccacacacacacatacacacaccacacactcacacacagacatacacacaccgcacactcacacacacacatacacacaccacacacacacacatacacatacgcacacacacatacacacaccacacacacacatacacatatgcacacacacacatacacaccacacacacacatacacaccacacactcacacacagacatacacacaccacacactcacacacacacatacacacaccacacacacacacatacacatacgcacacacacatacacacaccacacacacacacatacacacaccacacactcacacacacacatacacacaccacacacacacaccgcacacgcatacacgcacatacacacaccacacactcacacacacacatacacacaccacacacacacatacacacaccacacactcacacacacatacacacaccacacacgcacacgcacacatacacacaccacacactcacacacacacatacacacaccacacacgcacacacacatacacacaccacacacgcacacacacatacacacaccacacactcacacacacatacacacaccacacacacacatacacatatgcacacacacacatacacacaccacacacacatacacacaccacacactcacacacacacatacacacaccacacactcacacacacaccacacacacatacacatacgcacacacacacacaccacacacacacatacacatacgcacacacacacatacacacaccacacgtgcacacacacaccacacgtgcacatacacacaccatacacacacacatacacatacacacacacatacacacaccacacgtgcacacacacaccacacgtgcacatacacacacatgcacacacacacacgcacgtgcagaAGCATAACTAACAaagaatacaaacacacacaacttcTGCATAACTTCTGTattgtattagtcaggattctctagacagaacttatagaatatatatatatgtatatatgtgtatatatatatagaatgaacatatataattatatataaacatattatatTACATACAACACATTAATGTACATTAATATGTCACTATAATTATATATGAATTCTATagtaaacatatatgtatatggtcaCATGAATATGTTAAATATGTGTTAgcatatatcaatatataatatattaacatgtactatatatgaatataattagTATTAATAGATTTACATAGTATATATTAGTGTGTTATTATACGATTATAGAATATATCACACATAATATATACCGTGTATAGTGAATAGTGATATACAACATAGATAATGGGATTTTTTGGATGGCTTACAGATTGTGGTCCAGGtaatccaaaaatggctgtcCACCAATGGAAGCCCGGAATCCAGAGGTCGTTTGGTCCGTTAGGCTGCGTGTCTCAGCCTGGTCTTCAGTAGAGGTCAGAACGCCAAGGGGCAGGCTCTAATGCCAGTCTAATGGCAGCGAACGGACCTATCAGTGAGAGGGAACAGGAAAAGACAAAAGCTTCCTAGGTTAGAGGTGGATCTTCACATCTCAAAAGGTCTGGATTAAAAGTGGCtcttcacggggttggggatttagctcagtggtagagcgcttgcctagcaagcacaaggccctgggttcggtccccagctccgaaaaaaaaaaaagaagaaaaaaaaaaagtggctctTCACACTTCaagtgatttaattaagaaaaataaaatccctcacaggtgtacccagacacttgggttttagttaattccagatgttgtcaagttgacaaccaaaagtAGCCATCACCCTCCTTCCCCAAAAATCAAGTACTCCtgtctgctgctcttgcagaagaacttggtttggttcccagcacccatgtggcaatGTAATTCTAGTTCTATGGGATCCAGTGGCCCCTCCTGGCATTTATGGGCACCAGGACTGCATGTTTTTAATTACATGGTATATTCTTTCTGGGGGAGAATCTACACTTTTTGTCATGATCTTAAAAGATCTccagatctggagagatggctcacccgctaagcacactggctgctctctccTGGGAGCCAGGTtcgtttcccagcacccacgtggcagttcGCTGCCATCTACTCCGATGCCCTCCTTGTCATCCgaggcacacacgtggtgcacaaacatacatgcaaaccACCCAGATAcaaaaatcagtttttaaaaaagcgATGTGACACTTCTTCAAAAAAGGTTAAGAATCATTGTGCGGTCTATAAGTATTTGTTCCGATTTTATCTGTGATAGTTGTGTACTCAAtaaacaatgaatgaatgagtaagcCTCCCCCTCATTAGGATGTTTTTCCAATGGGGGGAAAACAGCaacagtccaaaaaaaaaaaaaatctcaagagaAGACTGGGAAATAAGGGTTGATTACTTCGACCGCCTATCTTGTGATCCTAAGTACCGCTCTTTCTCAGCGGGGCCCATCGCTTAAGACCCACACTTCAGTGTCTCCCAGCTCTCGCCAGCACCCATCTCCTGTCCTGAAATCCTGACTGCGACTTTGCAGCTGAGAGGAACCTTGAAACCCGGGGTACCGGCTTGTGAGCCCAGAGAGCCTCGCCGGGTTCTGCGAGGGAGACACTGCCCCCTGCCGGCTGCTGGCTCGTTCGGCCAggggagagccagagagccaggcgATTCCAGCGCGCAGCAGGCAGAGCGGGTGTGGACAGGGTGGACCCCACACGGGACAGGCTTCTCACCTGCGACCCTGCTTGAGTCTGGGGCGACTCTGCTTGCTTTTTAGGGTTCGAGTCCCCCAGGTTAGCGGGACAGGGGCGAAGAAGTTGTGGAGGCGCTGCTGGATGGAGCTCCAGGGAGGTCTGGTGTCTCAGGCTTGGCTTTCTCAAGGGCCCTGCTGCGACACCTTTCGATTCTAAGACAATTCTCTCCAGCGCCTACACTTGGAGAGCGCTGTACCAGCCTCTTcatcaccatggaaacaggaGCCTCTGCATCCATCCTAGAGCAGATTCGCGAAGCTAAGGGAAGAATCTGGATTTGGGAAcgagattaaaagaaaaaaaaaaagaaaaaaaaaaaaacgtggagGGAAGGTCGTTAAGATTACCGAGGAGCATGTGCCTTGTGAAGATGGTGAGAAGACCATCCGTCCTCCTGTCCTCTCAGACCATCCAGACTGACCACCTTCTCCTGACACAACCACCAAGCATCACTTTCCTCATgcgttaaataaaaataataccagCACTTACTTCACAGGGCTGTCGTAAGAATCCCATTAGGTCAGGCTCACATAACACCTAAGTCAGTGGTTAGCACATAACGAGTGCTCCAAGAGGTGGCTATTGGACATACGTTTCCGCATATTTATTATTTAGGTATTTATTCTTCCTGCTGCTAAATCTCTAGTCCCTTGGTAATAATTCCTtttgggccaggcatggtggtgcacaactgtaatcccagcacttgggaggtggaggcaggaggatcaggatgttcaaggctagcctcagctacataatgTGTTCAAAGCTAACCTGAACATGAAACTGCCATcttaggaggaggagaaggaggaggaagaagaggaggagaaggaagaaggagagagactttttggtctcttctctctgtgtgtctctgcctccctgtgtgtctctgtctctctgtgtgtatgtgtctctctgtctctctgtgtgtctctttctgtctttgtctctccgtctttttctgtgtctctatctgtttctctctgtctctgtctgtttttctgtgtctctgtctctgtgtttgtctctctgtctctgtctctttgtctttctgtctctctgtctctatctgtgtgtgtgtgtgtgtgtgtgtgtgtgtgcgcacgtgcacatgcatgcacaagcatGAGTATGTGGATCAGATTGTATAATCATTCCTAGAAATGCAGAGACCAGAGCATACTCTGGTGTCTTCCTCAACTGTTCTGTTCTTgccttaagacagggtctcttttgaATGGGAAATTCACCATGttggctagactagctggcccACAAGATCTTGGGATCTACCCGGCTTCGTCCAcaaagctggggttacagatacaACACAACCATGACAGACTTTTTACTTGTGTGTGCTGGGCTCAAATTCTGGTTCTCATGCCTGTAGAGCAAATGATTTCACCCACTGAGCTACTTCCCCggcccttttgtttgcttttcttcacgGCTCTTTGGATTCCCAAATTCCAGCCATGCTTGCCCTGGCACCTTAGGCTGCCACCCTGTTTCTCTGAAGACTACACTCTCCTTACAGAGCAGGCTGCAGTTTGCTTCAGACTCTAACCCAGGGCTGCCTTTCCCTCTTTGTCTCCATTACCTTCCCCCTTCCAGCAGCTGTGGGTTTTTAAATAGCTTGCCTGCCCTGTGGTTTTTCTCTCAAAATCTCATGAAATGGTCCTCAAgttgaggaagggaagaagagaggaaggagggagggaagcagggaggcttGGTTCTATAAAGTCAGCACACAGTACCTGTCTAGTTATCTCCTTTCTATCCCTGTGCCCAGCTCAGTGTCACAGTCAGCACCTCATTTTGGTGACATTAATTCCTTGGTGCAAGAGttttggggattggggatttagctcagtggtagagcgcttgcctagcaagcgcaaggccctgtgtttggtccccagctgggggggggggagtttctACATGAAGTCAACCCccttccctttttttaaaaaaagatttatttggctggggatttagcttagtggtagagcgcttacctaggaagcgcaaggccctgggttcagtccccagctccgaaaaaaagaaccaaaaaaaaaaaaaaaagatttatttatttcatgtatgagtacactgccgctgtcttcagacacaccagcagaggacattggatcccattacagatggttgtgagccaccatgtggtttctgggaattgaactcaggacctctggaagagcgggcagtgctcttaaccactgagccatctctccagctcatgaaGTCAACCCTTAAGTGTGGACCCCTGAACTTCAAAGTGGAAGCAAAACCCTTAACTGAACCTGCAAACAAAAGCACGTTCACAGGTCAGGACTGGCATTTTGGCTACTGAACACgggaagatcaaaagttcaaggcctgcctgagctacagagtaaaattcaaggctaacctgggcaaATATGTAAGGTCCtaccttgagagagagagagagagagagagagagagagagagagagagagagagagagagggaggcagcgCTGAGGGTGGTGTTGCATCTCTTTAAGCCaagcagaggaagcagaggcaggcggaacTCTGAATTTGAGGTCCACCTGGTCTAATAGtgtgtttcaggccagccagattTACATAGTGacgccctgtctcaaaacaaaaacgaaaTGGACTCTAAACAGgaaaggtaggtgtgtgtgtgtgtgtgtgtgtgtgtgtgtgtgtatcacacacacatatttatttacacttgttttttgaggcagggtattGCGTAGCCCAAGATAGCTTTGAAATGCCTATATATTTTATGCTGATCTTAAACTccaaatcctcctgtctccacctccaaaATGCTGGGTAAAGATGTGTACTGCTCCCCCATTACATGTGTGACAATCGTAGGAGGAATTACGGGAAATCTAAGTAGAAGAATGTCTGATGATCTAAGACCAGAAGACTCATTCTCCTAAAGCTCCTCAAACACACTTAGAAATTCACTGTGCCTCCCTTCCAACCCTGGCAGACAGAGCAGGCAAGCTGACACCTGAGTCTGTGTAGAAGCACAAGGCCCAAGGGTAAGCACGAGGCTCTATGGAGGGAGCGAGGCTGGCTTCCAGGTCGAGCGCGCATCAATGACTACAGTAAACCTCCAGTACTGGAGACTGGTGCCGGTGGTAagataataaacaaatataaacaaataggCCTCGGAGCAGAATAAAGAATTTAAACACAGCCCTGGTCACATGTGGACTCTTGAGTCGTGGTCAGAATGGAGGTCTGGGAAATGTCTCCAAGGCACAGACCAAACCCCAGGATGGATCAGACATCAGGGGTCAGGTATAAACATAAAAGGTAGAACAATAAAGTTTCTAGGAACTAAGGCAGGAACCAACATTAAAGACTTTAAGAAAACCCTCCCGAAAGGCTATGCGGGAGGGGGGGTGGCTCATGCTGTAGCACTCACCTGGCAGATGCCAGACAACCTGGGCTCCATCCGCAGGGCAGGAGAACAAGGAGAAGTGAACAGAGGAAGGCTAATGTGGCATGCAAATTAAAAAATGTCAGTTAAcgctgaaaaaaagaaataaggggagagagaggggttggggagagagagaggtagtctaggggccagtgagatggcttagtgggtaaaaaaTATTTGCCACCAAACCTCAAGTATCAGAATTGAGCCTAGAAAGCTATCTTCTGACTTCTACTGCTGGGCAGTGTgtgcagcatacacacacacacacacacacacacacacacacacacacatgcgcacatatacacacacatatacacacatacacacgtatacacacacataaacacatacacacatatacacatacacatacacacatacacacatatacacatatacatatacacatacacacacacatatacacatagacatatacacacatacacacatatacacatacacacacacatatatacacatacacaaacacacatatacacatacacacacactacataaatGTTTACAAAAAAGCTTTAGGCTGAGAGAAAAAGTTGGAGCATACACTGATAAAGATCCTACAATCTGATCCTGAGGTGAGGGCTGACAATGTAGCTCGggggtagagcccttgcctagcacactcaaggcacacacacacaagtacaaataaataaacacagatacaaataaattcaaataaatacaataaatataaataaatatatgaggtggagggaagggagggaaggaaggcagggaagaGGAGAGCGATGGAGGAGCTAGGATTGGGAGGAGTGGCACAGCTCACCGATTGCCTAACAAACGTTTTCCTGTTCTCTGGTTCTGCTTGACAGGGAGAAATGCTCCCCCTGGGAGGTACACAATGATTTTACAGACCTGGAAGGGGGACTGAGCCTCACCACTTTGGGCTCTGTATGACTTTGAATCAACAGAGCAAGAACAGAGTTGTGGTGTCGTTGGGAAGAATTCCTCTCCACAGGAACACTGCTGCGTGGGAACACTGAGGGTAGGTAAGAAGTCTGAAATGCAGGACACCTCTTAGGGCTCTCCTAATCCTGCCTTGTCTGTGACAAAGGCAAGTGAGAAATGACAACAGTATTATCAGGACAATGAGTAGACCAGATTCTTTAGAAATCCTGGCAGATAAAAGCTCGGCCTGTGTGGGTGCTTACCTTACGCAGAACGCATGGTGTAGacatacattttttttgaaacctattttttttttctttctttttttccccggagctgaggaccgaacccagggccttgagctttctaggcaagcgctctaccactgagctaaatccccaacccctcgcaACCTACTTTTAATTCGGGTTCAACCTCtactctagcccaccacccagcacgACCTTCCAGTCGTGGAAGAGagaagttattaggatgtgggggaagggggggacggctgtagttcaatcctgaaaaCTGCCAGGCTCGCCAAAGGGACAGAGGCGAGGCCGCAGAAGCTGTAAGCTGCTGCAGGAGCCTCACAAGCAGCTCTTGGgagagtttctctcaatggccgCATTACCACAAGTTGAGGGGAAGAACCAAGGCACACAACCAAGGAATACGTGTCTTTAGCAAAAAATAgcgaggcagagcaaaccaaaccaaggctcagtgatgtctcccactgtctgtgggatcACATCTATACTCCATCACGGGGTCTTTCACGTGTCTGCTGTATCCAAACATCCTCCCACCTGCGACTACTTCGGGCAAAtatacccccaccccacacctgcACGAGCAAAACACCCTTTTCCCTGTGTGCCCCCAAGAGAACACCTTTGACCTAACTAACTTTCTAAAGAAACTAGAATTTCCACTTGAGGAAAGAAGGAGGTGGCTCTACAAAGGAGACCATGAGACCTGGTAGAGGACAGAGGATTTTAAGTACTGCTGCTTCGTTTTGCTATCAATGTTTGCACCTAAGAGTAGTCAGCCGGGTacaatggtgcacacctttgatcccaacacttgggagggagaggcggacggatctctgtgagttcatggctagtctggtctacatagcaagctccaagCCAGCTCAGGCTACGTAGAGACCCTCTAAAGTATAATGGCTACATATAGGATACATATATGGTTACATATATGCTtgcgtgcatatatgtataaCACCTGCATGTGTCGCTGGCAGGGGCCAGGAAGGACATCAGATGCCTtgggacagggttggggatttagctcagtggtagagcgcttgcctagcaagcgcaaggccctgggttcggtccccagctccgaaaaaaaaaaaaaaaaaagaaccaaaaaaacagatgccttgggactggagtttGATGGCCGTAAACAGTCATGCGATAGCTAGGAGCCCAGCCAGCATCCCCTGCAAGAGCTGCACATGGCCATGGCTTCAGGGCCTCGGTGCTTTTTGTTGAGACCGAgtatctctatgtagccctggaacttCTAATACAGGCCAACCTGGccatgaactcccagagatccacctgcctcctccacctcttgagtgctgaggcTAAAGACTGGCACCACAACACGCATCTTCAATGACTTCTCAAACCAaatttatcaggctggagagatggctcagcggttgagagggcttgctgctcttccagaagatcagCTTAGTCATCTGCATCCGtaggtgtctcacagccatcgaTAACTCCAGCTacaatgccctctgctggccttccCAGGCACCTGCaaatgcctgcacacacacacacacacacacacacacacacacacacacgcgcgctataaatcttttataaaatgttattatatgttatttatttattttatgtatatgagagtgCTCTATCTGGATGTATGCttgatggttctgagccaccatgtggttactgggagttgaactcaggacctctggaagtgctcttaaccactgagccatctctccagtccaccatataaattttaatttaaagcccactaagggggctggagagatggctcagtggttaaaagcactgtctgctcttccagaggtcctgagttcaattcccagaacccacatggtggctcacaaccatctgtagtgggatctggcgccctctcctgacctgcacatgtacatgcaggcagagcactcacacacacacacacacacacacacaaaaaaaaaaaaaaaaaggaaaaacaaatttaaactgGAAGTAATGGTTCATTCATACATTtgatcctagcactagggaggctgaagtggatggatttctgtgagtttgaggccaaccttgtCTCTATAGTGAGTTtctggccagccagggctacacagtgagacactgtctcaattTTTTgggtaagatttatttatgtgtacttgCGTCTTGCTTGCTtgcgtgtgcatatgtggacCATGTGTCTACCTGGCGTCCACAGAGGTCAGAtgagggaatcagatcccctggacctggagttatggacagttgtgagctgcccacgtgggtgctgggaaccaaacccaggtcttctgcaagagcagcaagtgctctctacctctgagccatctctctatctccAAGgagacaattttaaaaaatatctaaaaatattttgtgtgtatgtgtgtgtttgtgcacgatAACGCAGTGTCCACGGAGGCCAGAGAGAGGGATTttgatcccctgaagctggagtttaCAGGTGATCGTGATCTCGGGCCATCAGGCTTGGCCACACctcccttacccactgagccatctcatcatgtgaatgaatatatgtgtgaatgGTTTGAATCCAacgctgtcttctgacctctgcaggcatccAGCACACAGGCGGTGCTCCCATACACACGCGGGCAAAACACGCATGCACCATATAAAAAGTAAGATAGAAAACTATGTGaagacctttttgtttttttaaagacggATTGGGGTTCTTAATGATAAAAGGCCCACTTACAAGAACTGATTGCGGTCCTCCAGCGTGCAGGGGGCGCTTTGAAATAGGGCCGCCTCTCAACTTCTTGCCCCGCAGTCTTGGCGGAAGGTCCTTGTTGCTAGGAGACAAGATGCGTCTTTCGGCTCTCCAGCCGCCTGTGACCTGAGCGCTTTTGGCGAAGGACTGAGGTCCAAGGCCCCATTACCTTAGCTCCAGAAGGTCCCTGAAGGGGAACTTTTTCCTTCTAATTTCTCACAAGCGGGCCGTGGCGGCAGGCAGAGGCTCCTTGCCTGCACCCAGTCCGCAGCACAGCCATgcctaaaaaaggaaaaaagcccaAGTTACCCCTGACGGACGAAGAGCAGCTGATTTTATTTCAGCAGAAGTTGTTGGCCGACGAGGAGGCAGCCAAGAAGAAAGAGAGGCTCCTCACGCAGTTCTTGAAGGTGATGCTTGGCTGCAGTGTCCTGCCCAGACCCTGCGCTAGCGATGTTCGTTGCCTGGGGCTGTGTGATTGTGACAGAGTCATTttcatccttcccttccctctgaagtccttggTCCCAAAATACATGGGCTTCAGACAACCTTGGTTTCTGCCTAGGGCATTCTTTGTGAACCATGGGGAGGAAGAATTGAGTTTCGCGGTATCAACTGCGCCCCCGGACTTAGGACAGTGGATGCTCTCAGGTGTCCAAATTTAGCTCCCTTGAATTCTGATACTGGGTCTGGAGTGGGGTCGTTAGAAACTCTTCTACTCCGATGCTTCACCCTGAAGGAAAAGCATCAGAAACCACGAGCAGAAGCCCCTGAGCGTTGGCCACCAAGGGCTTTGCACTTGGGAACACACAGGAATTGGTATTTTTCAGAGTGGGGTCGATCCATCACACTGTGTTTACTCCTCAGGACAAGTTGGCCAAAGAAGAACACAACAGCTCTCTGAACCTTAATAAGATTAATACGCAGTGGAGAACCGTCCTCAGGGAGGTCAAGACCAGAGAGCTTCACAAGGACATTGAGATCCTCAGCCAAATCTTTGAACGAGTGGTGGACTGCAAAGACAGTGTCATTAAGGTAAGCGCACTCTCCTGagagcactgggggggggggggggcttccaGATCTTCCTGGGTAGAATGGGCCCAGTGAATTATTTactgtttattattatttgttgttgttgttatttcggAACAAAGTCCTGTATCCCTACAATGGTCTCAGACTCACACGTAACAGAAGAACCTTGAACTCCCCGTctgcctgccctgacttcccaaCCGCTGGCATAGCA
This window contains:
- the Ccdc65 gene encoding dynein regulatory complex subunit 2 isoform X3, with protein sequence MPKKGKKPKLPLTDEEQLILFQQKLLADEEAAKKKERLLTQFLKDKLAKEEHNSSLNLNKINTQWRTVLREVKTRELHKDIEILSQIFERVVDCKDSVIKLAGSLPGGSISKNLHSKKPEVQAGQTQGCVGSTTAPSTVFTSSAESHSHEVAQIQENTFFSPFLPAFPFSFFLLSLEMSLAGFKLMIF